The following coding sequences are from one uncultured Bacteroides sp. window:
- a CDS encoding TonB-dependent receptor — MKHNTIIKFGLSFFLAFVMTLPILAQTTRTYKGVVLDENKQPVIGATIKVLDTSTGVITDLDGRFSILVPAGKKVEVSFVGYVNQIISDFKETEIVLKENTQQLDEVVVVGYGTQKKAHLTGAIATVPMNEIQDLSGSGLATSLSGMVNGLSVSGGQSRPGENARIYIRDTNSLSDVGTTAQEPLYVIDGYIYPNDVKVGLGAENLGAVAFNNLDPSVVESISVLKDASAAVYGARAANGVILVTTKKGKLGAPQISYSGTLGITDEISRPKMLSAYNYGRLYDAVTAADPTKISEINLKDNLFQADELEAMKGLNYDLLDKYWKTGFTMKHSLNMSGASERASYFAGISYFDQDGNLGRLDYNRWNYRAGVDVKVTQWLKANLTVSGDYGKMNKPNVKVGGSSNEKDYNLLLTRPYYIPEEINGHPIPAYGISNSEKNGDQNYAYSVLQNSGDYNRTMTSNMSLNGSLAYDFGWSKILKGLNLRFSYSKSINTNKNNQYASVYSIYQLTNRSGSGSHLYTPVDGQNYDEIMTEDNFRKKTITNGSHSYLSREMNRTDNYQINFTASYARDFGRHHIGGLFSIEKSEAENEYLYGYVSNPYEFTTGQSNSAIADNQIPRFTRSESGTMSYIGRVNYAYADKYLFEVLFRSDSSTKFAPENYWGLFPSASAGWVISQENWMKKVNWIDFLKIRASFGLTGRDNTYAWQWMQVYAQDADKGPMFGTNISDGTDNRITINKHNSAVNRDVHWDKSYKGNIGVDFKTLDNRLALTLEGYSVWNREMLMNISQTLQAIVGTQSAATNLGETNSYGVEFSATWRDKIGKDFKYKIGLNTGYSDNKVLMMDFNNQYLYRQITKGHRSDIGTWGMQCIGMFQNFQDIEEYFEKYNITSYMGRTKDKVRPGMLIYKDIRGAQQLDGTYAQPDGIVDNDNDQVRLSNRANPYGFTTNLSAEWKGISLSTQISASWGGYSMIPSGALKPGGGIEYTNMPSFWNPDNMFVYNDIYDASGKLVMAANRTAKYPNLQYSDVNSVASSFWRVSGTRVRLNHLTVAYTVPSKYVKVMGVQNCRFNITGQNLLSLFNPYPDNFIDPMCSYGSYPTLRKFTIGVNLTF, encoded by the coding sequence CAAATAATTTCTGATTTTAAAGAGACAGAGATAGTATTGAAAGAAAATACTCAGCAACTTGATGAAGTTGTAGTGGTTGGTTATGGTACGCAAAAAAAGGCTCATTTGACTGGTGCCATTGCTACTGTGCCAATGAATGAAATTCAAGATCTCTCGGGCAGTGGACTAGCCACTTCATTAAGTGGTATGGTTAATGGCTTGAGTGTTAGTGGAGGGCAATCTAGGCCAGGTGAGAATGCTCGTATTTATATCCGTGATACTAACTCATTATCGGATGTAGGAACTACAGCGCAAGAGCCATTGTACGTAATTGATGGATATATTTATCCAAATGATGTAAAAGTGGGTCTAGGTGCTGAAAACTTGGGTGCTGTCGCTTTCAATAATTTGGATCCATCTGTTGTTGAAAGCATATCGGTCTTGAAAGATGCATCAGCAGCTGTGTATGGTGCACGTGCAGCGAATGGTGTCATTTTAGTGACAACCAAAAAAGGTAAGTTGGGGGCACCTCAGATTTCTTATAGTGGGACTTTGGGTATTACAGACGAAATTTCACGACCGAAGATGTTAAGTGCCTATAATTATGGTCGATTATATGATGCCGTAACTGCTGCTGACCCAACTAAGATTTCAGAGATAAACCTCAAAGACAATTTATTTCAGGCTGATGAATTGGAAGCTATGAAAGGTTTGAATTATGACTTGTTAGATAAATATTGGAAGACAGGTTTCACGATGAAGCATAGTCTAAATATGAGTGGGGCAAGCGAAAGAGCTAGCTATTTTGCAGGTATCTCTTATTTTGATCAGGATGGTAATTTAGGCAGATTGGACTACAATCGTTGGAATTATCGTGCAGGTGTTGATGTTAAGGTTACCCAGTGGCTGAAAGCTAACTTAACCGTTTCTGGTGATTACGGTAAAATGAATAAGCCAAATGTGAAGGTTGGGGGCAGTAGTAATGAAAAAGATTATAACTTATTACTTACTCGCCCTTATTATATACCGGAAGAAATAAATGGGCATCCAATACCTGCTTATGGCATCAGTAATTCAGAAAAGAATGGAGACCAAAATTATGCTTATTCTGTACTTCAGAATTCGGGTGATTATAATCGTACTATGACTTCAAATATGAGCCTTAACGGTAGCTTGGCGTATGATTTTGGTTGGAGCAAGATACTGAAAGGTTTAAATCTAAGATTCTCTTATTCTAAGAGTATTAATACCAATAAGAATAATCAGTATGCTTCTGTTTATTCTATTTACCAGCTAACAAATCGTTCGGGTAGTGGTTCCCACTTGTATACTCCCGTAGATGGACAAAATTATGATGAGATTATGACTGAAGACAACTTCCGTAAAAAGACGATTACCAACGGATCTCATTCTTATTTGTCTCGTGAGATGAACCGCACTGATAATTATCAAATTAACTTCACGGCTTCTTATGCTCGTGATTTCGGTAGACATCATATAGGTGGCTTGTTCTCTATTGAAAAATCTGAGGCTGAAAATGAATATCTGTATGGATATGTTTCAAATCCTTATGAATTTACAACTGGCCAATCTAATTCGGCAATAGCTGATAATCAAATACCCCGTTTTACTCGTTCAGAATCTGGTACTATGTCTTATATAGGTCGTGTCAATTACGCCTATGCTGATAAGTATCTGTTTGAAGTACTGTTTCGTTCTGATTCTTCTACTAAGTTTGCTCCTGAAAATTATTGGGGCCTTTTTCCTTCTGCATCTGCAGGGTGGGTTATTTCTCAAGAAAATTGGATGAAAAAGGTGAATTGGATTGATTTTTTGAAGATTCGTGCTTCATTTGGTTTGACGGGTCGTGATAATACATATGCTTGGCAGTGGATGCAGGTATATGCTCAAGATGCTGATAAAGGACCAATGTTCGGTACTAATATTAGTGATGGAACAGACAACCGTATTACGATTAATAAACATAACTCAGCTGTAAATCGTGATGTGCACTGGGATAAATCTTATAAAGGAAATATCGGTGTTGATTTTAAGACGTTGGATAATCGCTTAGCTTTAACTCTAGAAGGTTATTCTGTTTGGAACCGTGAAATGTTGATGAATATTTCTCAAACTCTTCAAGCTATTGTTGGGACTCAATCTGCTGCGACCAACTTAGGTGAAACTAATAGTTATGGCGTTGAATTTTCTGCTACATGGAGAGATAAAATCGGGAAAGATTTTAAATATAAGATTGGTCTTAATACTGGCTATTCTGATAATAAAGTACTCATGATGGATTTTAATAATCAATATCTTTATCGTCAGATAACAAAAGGCCATCGATCTGATATTGGTACTTGGGGAATGCAATGTATTGGTATGTTCCAAAATTTTCAAGATATAGAGGAATATTTTGAAAAGTATAATATAACTTCTTACATGGGGAGGACAAAGGATAAAGTTCGTCCAGGAATGTTAATCTATAAAGATATTCGTGGTGCACAACAGCTCGATGGAACGTATGCACAGCCTGATGGTATTGTGGATAATGATAATGATCAGGTTCGTTTATCTAATCGCGCTAATCCTTATGGATTTACGACTAATTTAAGTGCTGAATGGAAAGGTATCTCTTTAAGTACTCAAATTAGTGCTAGTTGGGGCGGATACAGCATGATCCCTTCAGGTGCTTTGAAGCCTGGGGGCGGAATAGAATATACCAATATGCCTTCTTTTTGGAATCCAGATAACATGTTTGTTTATAATGATATATATGATGCTTCTGGGAAGTTAGTGATGGCTGCTAATCGTACAGCAAAATATCCTAATTTGCAATACTCAGATGTAAATAGCGTAGCTTCTTCTTTCTGGAGAGTTAGTGGCACTCGTGTGCGCTTGAATCACTTGACAGTAGCTTATACTGTTCCCTCTAAATACGTGAAGGTCATGGGTGTTCAGAATTGTCGTTTTAATATAACGGGACAGAATTTGTTGAGCCTCTTTAACCCATATCCAGATAACTTTATAGATCCAATGTGTAGCTATGGAAGTTATCCTACTTTGAGAAAATTTACTATTGGCGTTAATCTTACATTTTAA